In Spodoptera frugiperda isolate SF20-4 chromosome 12, AGI-APGP_CSIRO_Sfru_2.0, whole genome shotgun sequence, a single window of DNA contains:
- the LOC118262813 gene encoding alpha/beta-tubulin-N-acetyltransferase 9, with the protein MKLNSNTKIIGRNVILVPYRDYHVPKYHKWMKSEELQKLTASEPLTLEQEYEMQKSWREDDDKCTFIILDKSLFDECNEEADAMVGDTNIFITDKELGVGEIEIMIAEESARGKKFGWEAVVLMFLYGIQHIHLKTFEAKISLSNSISIKMFQKLGFQEKSLSEVFQEITLEKVVNAEWIKWLNEQTQYEIQTCC; encoded by the exons atgaaattgaacAGCAATACTAAAATTATTGGGCGAAATGTAATACTAGTCCCATACAGGGATTATCATGTACCTAA ATACCATAAATGGATGAAATCTGAAGAACTTCAGAAGCTTACAGCCTCTGAACCATTAACTCTAGAACAAGAATATGAAATGCAAAAATCTTGGCGAGAAGATGATGATA aatgcacatttataatactagatAAAAGCCTCTTTGATGAATGTAATGAAGAAGCAG acgcAATGGTTGGCgacacaaatatatttataacggACAAGGAACTTGGAGTTGGTGAAATAGAAATAATGATAGCCGAGGAATCTGCCAGAGGGAAGAAGTTTGGATGGGAAGCTGTTGTATTGATGTTTCTCTATGGAATCCAACATATACACTTAAAAACATTTGAAGCAAAAATATCACTGTCTAACAGTATCAGTATCAAAATGTTTCAAAAGTTAGGTTTTCAGGAAAAGTCTTTAAGTGAAGTCTTTCAAGAAATTACATTAGAGAAAGTAGTAAATGCAGAATGGATAAAATGGCTAAATGAACAAACACAATATGAAATACAGACTTGCTGCTAA
- the LOC118262846 gene encoding protein canopy homolog 4, with the protein MIFSIVCAYLLITTQTLCRAENEIKSEEDVGVKYANRCEVCKILATELQERLEQTGKVHDVIEIGYSLDDVQPKKKTKYQKSELRLIESLEGVCEKILEYNIHKERQDSTRFAKGMSQTFKTLHGLVDKGVKVDLGIPLELWDKPSAEITHMKTQCESLLEENEAAVEDWYWNHQGEVDLIKHLCTYNALKGTDDSCLNEQLTTAKGERGSDKSEL; encoded by the coding sequence atgataTTTTCAATAGTTTGtgcttatttattaattacaacacAAACTTTATGTCGTGCCGAAAACGAGATCAAGTCAGAGGAAGATGTAGGTGTTAAATATGCAAATCGTTGTGAAGTTTGCAAGATTTTGGCTACAGAGCTACAAGAGAGGCTTGAGCAGACCGGTAAAGTACACGATGTGATAGAAATTGGTTACTCGCTCGATGACGTGCAACCTAAGAAGAAGACCAAGTATCAGAAATCGGAGCTGAGGTTGATAGAATCACTGGAAGGCGTTTGTGAAAAGATTCTGGAGTACAACATTCACAAAGAACGTCAGGATAGTACGAGGTTCGCTAAGGGGATGAGCCAAACGTTTAAAACTCTACATGGTTTAGTTGACAAGGGTGTGAAGGTGGACCTTGGGATTCCTTTAGAGTTGTGGGACAAGCCATCAGCTGAGATTACTCACATGAAGACACAATGTGAGAGTCTTTTGGAGGAGAATGAGGCAGCTGTTGAGGACTGGTACTGGAACCATCAAGGGGAGGTAGATCTGATCAAGCACTTGTGTACTTACAATGCGTTGAAGGGGACGGATGACTCATGCTTGAATGAACAACTGACTACTGCCAAGGGTGAGCGGGGATCAGACAAGTCGGAACTATGA